Part of the Magnetococcales bacterium genome is shown below.
GCTCGGTTGAGGGAAAAATGGGTGTCGGGGGCGACCGCAAAGGGGTTTTGACAGGCTTGCAAGGAGCGAAGGCTCATGATGGAAGAGACACTGTTGCCTTTGTTTTTGCGTTTGCAGGATCGTCCCTGCCTGTTGGTGGGGGGCGGGAGTGAGGCGACCCGCAAGGGTTTGGCCCTGCTGTCAGCCGGCGCCCGACTGACCATTGTTTCCGAACAACTGGAAGAAGGGTTGGCGGAAGCGGTGCGCACAGGGCGGGCTTGCTGGCGCAACGAACCGTTTGTCCCGGCCCATCTGGACGGGGTGTGGCTGGCGATCAGCGCCTCCGCCGACAGGGCCCTCAATGCCGCCCTTCATGCCGCGGCCCTGGAGCGGCGGGTGTGGTTGAACGTGGTGGATCAACCCTGCTTTTGCACCCTGGTCTGGCCGGCGGTGGTGGTCCGTCCGCCGGTTACTCTGGCCATCACCACCTCGGGGGCGGCTCCCGCGCTGGCGGGATATCTGCGGCGGCGCATCGAGGCGTGGCTGCCGGAGGGGGTGGGGGCTTTGGCCCGACGGCTTTCCGTGTGGAGACGGGAGGTGCCGGGAGGTCTGGCGGCCCGTGGACGCTTCTGGCGGGAACTGTTGGATCAGGGGGTGGCCGAACGTTTCTTGCAGGGGGACGAGGCCGGAGCCGAGGAGATGGTGCGACAGGCGTTGGCGTCACGCGAGGTTTCCGAAGTGTCGGTCGGGGCCGGGAATGCGGGCCGCGAAACAGCGGGAAATGGGTGAAGCGTGGCGATTT
Proteins encoded:
- a CDS encoding bifunctional precorrin-2 dehydrogenase/sirohydrochlorin ferrochelatase translates to MMEETLLPLFLRLQDRPCLLVGGGSEATRKGLALLSAGARLTIVSEQLEEGLAEAVRTGRACWRNEPFVPAHLDGVWLAISASADRALNAALHAAALERRVWLNVVDQPCFCTLVWPAVVVRPPVTLAITTSGAAPALAGYLRRRIEAWLPEGVGALARRLSVWRREVPGGLAARGRFWRELLDQGVAERFLQGDEAGAEEMVRQALASREVSEVSVGAGNAGRETAGNG